One genomic region from Podarcis raffonei isolate rPodRaf1 chromosome 16, rPodRaf1.pri, whole genome shotgun sequence encodes:
- the LOC128404383 gene encoding 5'-3' exonuclease PLD3-like isoform X1, producing MRRKEPTSGRSRDTPVRRSSRLQPDRVGEQVSREPQSFRGSHVADILSPRESIRAHRKQAEPAKDPSPSPPRGSSQSSEEAEAHEDSRQTVLERDTPLSPFVRLRRLDVPQEEEPSPPRNGAKELPQPNIEWEVVKDKRARLQVLETSQLRSTKARPQMERRTTASSQGRVQNETFALGQQSRAGIDARSQAPTMKKADSSKSQAGAPQKWAKRLPYRSVLCFLLFFLILGFVCWFTWKHGNPGSFLGLVGYEAWRWSSFPKLWNAAEECSSQCSLVLVESIPSTLDYETLTPHHPSIYQAWMNLLDGANSSVEIAAFYFTLRDSDVHVEDPSSKQGKAVFESLRALPSRGVKLSIAVNSPQSSQYDTDELARHGADVRYVDMKNLTGGILHTKLWVVDQKHIFVGSANMDWRSLTQVKELGAVLYNCSCLARDLDRIFAIYRILGKDGASIPPKWPADLAAKSGLTHPLKLQLNGTGGQLYLSSSPPALCSAGRTSDLTAILSTIEDAEDFVYIAVMDYEPQCTFCKPKRFWPVIDDALRTAACERRVKVRLLISCWKHSHPAMFVFLDSLRVLSYEPLHCPIEVKLFVVPSEGEQPPIPYAHVNHNKYMVTDRIAYIGTSNWSEDYFTRTAGVGLVVNQSEASAGTPGQTLRQQLEKVFIRDWDSPYVQPLSKHWECSRK from the exons ATGAGGAGGAAAGAACCCACATCGGGCAGGTCCAGGGACACCCCGGTGAGAAGGTCAAGTCGCTTGCAACCGGACAGAGTTGGAGAGCAG GTTTCAAGGGAACCGCAAAGCTTTAGAGGAAGTCATGTCGCTGACATCCTTTCTCCCAGGGAGAGCATCAGAGCTCACAGGAAGCAGGCCGAGCCAGCCAAGGACCCATCGCCCAGTCCCCCCAGAGGTTCTTCACAATCGTCGGAAGAAGCAGAAGCTCATGAAGACAGCAGGCAAACCGTGTTGGAAAGAGACACCCCCTTG TCCCCCTTTGTCAGGCTGAGGAGACTGGATGTCCCACAGGAAGAGGAGCCTTCCCCACCCCGAAACGGGGCAAAGGAG CTGCCTCAACCAAACATCGAGTGGGAAGTGGTGAAAGACAAGAGGGCCCGGCTACAGGTTCTGGAGACCTCTCAGCTGCGAAGCACCAAGGCAAGGCCCCAGATGGAGAGGAGGACAACGGCTAGCTCACAAGGCAGGGTGCAAAACGAGACGTTTGCCCTTGGGCAGCAGAGCAGGGCAGGAATCGATGCCAGGTCCCAGGCACCAACCATGAAGAAGGCCGACTCTTCTAAGTCACAGGCAGGAGCCCCCCAAAAGTGGGCCAAG CGTCTCCCATATCGGTCTGTTctctgtttccttcttttctttcttatcctGGGCTTTGTTTGCTGGTTCACATGGAAACACGGAAACCCTGGCTCCTTCCTGGGGCTGGTGGGATACGAAGCATGGAGATGGAGCAGCTTCCCAAAACTGTGGAATGCGGCGGAGGAGTGCAGTAGTCAGTGCAG CCTGGTGTTGGTGGAGAGCATCCCGTCCACTTTGGATTACGAAACGCTGACTCCTCACCATCCAAGCATCTACCAGGCTTGGATGAACCTCCTGGATGGTGCCAACAGCAGTGTGGAGATAGCAGCTTTCTACTTCACCCTACGGGACTCCGATGTTCACGTGGAGGATCCCTCTTCGAAGCAG GGCAAAGCGGTGTTTGAGTCTCTGCGGGCCTTGCCTTCTCGCGGGGTGAAGCTCAGCATCGCTGTGAACAGCCCCCAGTCTTCCCAGTACGACACAGATGAATTGGCCCGCCACG GTGCAGATGTGCGGTACGTGGACATGAAGAACCTGACGGGAGGCATCTTGCACACCAAGCTATGGGTGGTGGATCAGAAGCACATCTTTGTGGGCAGCGCCAACATGGACTGGCGCTCCCTCACTCAG GTTAAAGAGCTGGGCGCTGTGCTGTACAACTGCAGCTGCCTAGCTAGGGACCTAGACCGAATCTTTGCCATATATCGCATCCTGGGGAAAGATGGGGCCTCCATCCCACCCAAGTGGCCGGCGGACCTGGCTGCCAAGTCTGGCCTGACTCATCCCCTGAAGCTGCAGCTGAATGGCACCGGCGGTCAGCTGTATCTGTCT AGCTCTCCACCGGCCCTCTGCTCCGCAGGCAGAACCTCTGATCTCACCGCCATTTTGAGCACCATCGAGGATGCTGAAGACTTTGTCTACATTGCTGTGATGGACTATGAGCCCCAGTGCACATTCTGCAAACCAAAGAG GTTCTGGCCGGTCATTGATGACGCTCTGCGCACTGCGGCCTGCGAAAGGCGGGTGAAGGTGCGTCTCCTCATCAGCTGCTGGAAACACTCGCATCCCGCCATGTTCGTCTTCCTGGATTCGCTCAGAGTGCTCAGCTACGAACCTCTGCATTGCCCCATTGAAGTG AAACTCTTTGTCGTTCCCTCGGAGGGAGAGCAGCCACCGATCCCTTATGCGCACGTCAATCACAACAAGTACATGGTGACCGACAGAATCGCCTACATTG GTACCTCCAACTGGTCTGAAGATTACTTCACCCGCACTGCAGGCGTGGGTCTGGTCGTCAACCAGAGCGAGGCCTCTGCAGGAACCCCGGGACAAACCCTGCGCCAGCAGCTGGAGAAAGTGTTTATCCGGGACTGGGACTCTCCCTACGTTCAGCCGCTCAGCAAACACTGGGAATGTTCGAGGAAGTGA
- the POLR2G gene encoding DNA-directed RNA polymerase II subunit RPB7 isoform X3, with translation MFYHISLEHEILLHPRYFGPNLLNTVKQKLFTEVEGTCTGKYGFVIAVTTIDNIGAGVIQPGRGFVLYPVKYKAIVFRPFKGEVVDAVVTQVNKVGLFTEIGPMSCFISRHSIPSEMEFDPNSNPPCYKTVDEDIVIQQDDEIRLKIVGTRVDKNDIFAIGSLMDDYLGLVS, from the exons ATGTTTTACCAT ATCTCATTGGAACACGAAATCCTGTTGCACCCTCGTTACTTTGGGCCCAACCTTCTCAACACTGTTAAGCAGAAGCTCTTTACCGAGGTGGAGGGGACCTGCACGGGCAA ATATGGTTTTGTAATCGCTGTCACTACCATTGACAACATTGGGGCGGGTGTGATCCAGCCTGGGCGCGGCTTTGTCCTTTACCCGGTCAAATACAAGGCCATCGTCTTCCGGCCTTTCAAGGGCGAAGTGGTGGATGCTGTTGTGACTCAGGTTAACAAG GTCGGACTCTTCACTGAAATTGGGCCCATGTCTTGCTTCATCTCGCGACAT TCCATTCCCTCTGAAATGGAGTTTGACCCCAACTCCAATCCTCCGTGCTACAAAACTGTAGATGAG GATATTGTCATCCAGCAAGACGATGAGATCAGGCTGAAGATTGTGGGTACCCGTGTGGACAAAAACGATATC TTTGCTATTGGGTCCCTCATGGATGATTACCTTG
- the POLR2G gene encoding DNA-directed RNA polymerase II subunit RPB7 isoform X1: MESYRRAANQDEAALQHLERAVPLRSFRSRKERCGRARARRRPAGCFTIYGFVIAVTTIDNIGAGVIQPGRGFVLYPVKYKAIVFRPFKGEVVDAVVTQVNKVGLFTEIGPMSCFISRHSIPSEMEFDPNSNPPCYKTVDEDIVIQQDDEIRLKIVGTRVDKNDIFAIGSLMDDYLGLVS, encoded by the exons ATGGAATCCTATCGCCGCGCAGCCAATCAGGACGAAGCTGCCTTGCAACATTTAGAACGCGCGGTGCCTCTGCGTTCCTTCCGGTCTCGGAAAGAGAGGTGCGGACGCGCGCGTGCGCGCAGGCGGCCAGCAGGATGTTTTACCAT ATATGGTTTTGTAATCGCTGTCACTACCATTGACAACATTGGGGCGGGTGTGATCCAGCCTGGGCGCGGCTTTGTCCTTTACCCGGTCAAATACAAGGCCATCGTCTTCCGGCCTTTCAAGGGCGAAGTGGTGGATGCTGTTGTGACTCAGGTTAACAAG GTCGGACTCTTCACTGAAATTGGGCCCATGTCTTGCTTCATCTCGCGACAT TCCATTCCCTCTGAAATGGAGTTTGACCCCAACTCCAATCCTCCGTGCTACAAAACTGTAGATGAG GATATTGTCATCCAGCAAGACGATGAGATCAGGCTGAAGATTGTGGGTACCCGTGTGGACAAAAACGATATC TTTGCTATTGGGTCCCTCATGGATGATTACCTTG
- the LOC128404383 gene encoding 5'-3' exonuclease PLD3-like isoform X2 — MRRKEPTSGRSRDTPVRRSSRLQPDRVGEQVSREPQSFRGSHVADILSPRESIRAHRKQAEPAKDPSPSPPRGSSQSSEEAEAHEDSRQTVLERDTPLLPQPNIEWEVVKDKRARLQVLETSQLRSTKARPQMERRTTASSQGRVQNETFALGQQSRAGIDARSQAPTMKKADSSKSQAGAPQKWAKRLPYRSVLCFLLFFLILGFVCWFTWKHGNPGSFLGLVGYEAWRWSSFPKLWNAAEECSSQCSLVLVESIPSTLDYETLTPHHPSIYQAWMNLLDGANSSVEIAAFYFTLRDSDVHVEDPSSKQGKAVFESLRALPSRGVKLSIAVNSPQSSQYDTDELARHGADVRYVDMKNLTGGILHTKLWVVDQKHIFVGSANMDWRSLTQVKELGAVLYNCSCLARDLDRIFAIYRILGKDGASIPPKWPADLAAKSGLTHPLKLQLNGTGGQLYLSSSPPALCSAGRTSDLTAILSTIEDAEDFVYIAVMDYEPQCTFCKPKRFWPVIDDALRTAACERRVKVRLLISCWKHSHPAMFVFLDSLRVLSYEPLHCPIEVKLFVVPSEGEQPPIPYAHVNHNKYMVTDRIAYIGTSNWSEDYFTRTAGVGLVVNQSEASAGTPGQTLRQQLEKVFIRDWDSPYVQPLSKHWECSRK, encoded by the exons ATGAGGAGGAAAGAACCCACATCGGGCAGGTCCAGGGACACCCCGGTGAGAAGGTCAAGTCGCTTGCAACCGGACAGAGTTGGAGAGCAG GTTTCAAGGGAACCGCAAAGCTTTAGAGGAAGTCATGTCGCTGACATCCTTTCTCCCAGGGAGAGCATCAGAGCTCACAGGAAGCAGGCCGAGCCAGCCAAGGACCCATCGCCCAGTCCCCCCAGAGGTTCTTCACAATCGTCGGAAGAAGCAGAAGCTCATGAAGACAGCAGGCAAACCGTGTTGGAAAGAGACACCCCCTTG CTGCCTCAACCAAACATCGAGTGGGAAGTGGTGAAAGACAAGAGGGCCCGGCTACAGGTTCTGGAGACCTCTCAGCTGCGAAGCACCAAGGCAAGGCCCCAGATGGAGAGGAGGACAACGGCTAGCTCACAAGGCAGGGTGCAAAACGAGACGTTTGCCCTTGGGCAGCAGAGCAGGGCAGGAATCGATGCCAGGTCCCAGGCACCAACCATGAAGAAGGCCGACTCTTCTAAGTCACAGGCAGGAGCCCCCCAAAAGTGGGCCAAG CGTCTCCCATATCGGTCTGTTctctgtttccttcttttctttcttatcctGGGCTTTGTTTGCTGGTTCACATGGAAACACGGAAACCCTGGCTCCTTCCTGGGGCTGGTGGGATACGAAGCATGGAGATGGAGCAGCTTCCCAAAACTGTGGAATGCGGCGGAGGAGTGCAGTAGTCAGTGCAG CCTGGTGTTGGTGGAGAGCATCCCGTCCACTTTGGATTACGAAACGCTGACTCCTCACCATCCAAGCATCTACCAGGCTTGGATGAACCTCCTGGATGGTGCCAACAGCAGTGTGGAGATAGCAGCTTTCTACTTCACCCTACGGGACTCCGATGTTCACGTGGAGGATCCCTCTTCGAAGCAG GGCAAAGCGGTGTTTGAGTCTCTGCGGGCCTTGCCTTCTCGCGGGGTGAAGCTCAGCATCGCTGTGAACAGCCCCCAGTCTTCCCAGTACGACACAGATGAATTGGCCCGCCACG GTGCAGATGTGCGGTACGTGGACATGAAGAACCTGACGGGAGGCATCTTGCACACCAAGCTATGGGTGGTGGATCAGAAGCACATCTTTGTGGGCAGCGCCAACATGGACTGGCGCTCCCTCACTCAG GTTAAAGAGCTGGGCGCTGTGCTGTACAACTGCAGCTGCCTAGCTAGGGACCTAGACCGAATCTTTGCCATATATCGCATCCTGGGGAAAGATGGGGCCTCCATCCCACCCAAGTGGCCGGCGGACCTGGCTGCCAAGTCTGGCCTGACTCATCCCCTGAAGCTGCAGCTGAATGGCACCGGCGGTCAGCTGTATCTGTCT AGCTCTCCACCGGCCCTCTGCTCCGCAGGCAGAACCTCTGATCTCACCGCCATTTTGAGCACCATCGAGGATGCTGAAGACTTTGTCTACATTGCTGTGATGGACTATGAGCCCCAGTGCACATTCTGCAAACCAAAGAG GTTCTGGCCGGTCATTGATGACGCTCTGCGCACTGCGGCCTGCGAAAGGCGGGTGAAGGTGCGTCTCCTCATCAGCTGCTGGAAACACTCGCATCCCGCCATGTTCGTCTTCCTGGATTCGCTCAGAGTGCTCAGCTACGAACCTCTGCATTGCCCCATTGAAGTG AAACTCTTTGTCGTTCCCTCGGAGGGAGAGCAGCCACCGATCCCTTATGCGCACGTCAATCACAACAAGTACATGGTGACCGACAGAATCGCCTACATTG GTACCTCCAACTGGTCTGAAGATTACTTCACCCGCACTGCAGGCGTGGGTCTGGTCGTCAACCAGAGCGAGGCCTCTGCAGGAACCCCGGGACAAACCCTGCGCCAGCAGCTGGAGAAAGTGTTTATCCGGGACTGGGACTCTCCCTACGTTCAGCCGCTCAGCAAACACTGGGAATGTTCGAGGAAGTGA
- the POLR2G gene encoding DNA-directed RNA polymerase II subunit RPB7 isoform X2 yields the protein MMCNVKISLEHEILLHPRYFGPNLLNTVKQKLFTEVEGTCTGKYGFVIAVTTIDNIGAGVIQPGRGFVLYPVKYKAIVFRPFKGEVVDAVVTQVNKVGLFTEIGPMSCFISRHSIPSEMEFDPNSNPPCYKTVDEDIVIQQDDEIRLKIVGTRVDKNDIFAIGSLMDDYLGLVS from the exons ATGATGTGCAACGTCAAG ATCTCATTGGAACACGAAATCCTGTTGCACCCTCGTTACTTTGGGCCCAACCTTCTCAACACTGTTAAGCAGAAGCTCTTTACCGAGGTGGAGGGGACCTGCACGGGCAA ATATGGTTTTGTAATCGCTGTCACTACCATTGACAACATTGGGGCGGGTGTGATCCAGCCTGGGCGCGGCTTTGTCCTTTACCCGGTCAAATACAAGGCCATCGTCTTCCGGCCTTTCAAGGGCGAAGTGGTGGATGCTGTTGTGACTCAGGTTAACAAG GTCGGACTCTTCACTGAAATTGGGCCCATGTCTTGCTTCATCTCGCGACAT TCCATTCCCTCTGAAATGGAGTTTGACCCCAACTCCAATCCTCCGTGCTACAAAACTGTAGATGAG GATATTGTCATCCAGCAAGACGATGAGATCAGGCTGAAGATTGTGGGTACCCGTGTGGACAAAAACGATATC TTTGCTATTGGGTCCCTCATGGATGATTACCTTG